The Paenibacillus sp. YPG26 genome includes a window with the following:
- a CDS encoding ABC transporter substrate-binding protein, with protein MRKSRAAMWVAIMLVCSIALGGCGTDGQGAKIQLGEVTRSVFYAPQYVALEKGFFKENGLDVELRTTSGGDKTMTALLSGGIDVALVGAETSIYVYQQGSEDPVLNFAGLTQTDGTFLVSRQQIKNFHWDSLKQSVFLGQRKGGMPQMAGEFALKKHGINPHQDLKLIQNVDFANITAAFISGTGDYVQLFEPQASIIEKEGKGHVIASFGTESGKLPYTAYMSKKSYIDGHKEQVQKFTDAIFKAQQWVNEHSPEEVAQVVSPYFKDTDQAILASAIKRYKEQGTYALTPGIDEASWNNLLDVMAAAGELKERIPVSKLVEPSFAQQAAEAGK; from the coding sequence ATGAGGAAATCACGGGCAGCGATGTGGGTGGCCATTATGCTGGTGTGCAGTATAGCTCTTGGCGGTTGCGGTACCGACGGCCAGGGGGCGAAGATTCAGCTCGGCGAGGTCACACGTTCAGTGTTCTATGCTCCGCAGTATGTGGCACTTGAGAAGGGATTCTTCAAGGAGAATGGGCTGGATGTCGAGCTTAGAACGACTTCTGGTGGCGATAAGACGATGACTGCTCTCTTGTCGGGTGGCATTGATGTTGCACTTGTTGGAGCTGAGACCTCCATTTACGTATACCAGCAGGGTTCGGAAGATCCGGTTCTGAACTTTGCGGGGCTTACCCAGACCGATGGGACTTTTCTCGTGTCCCGTCAACAGATCAAGAACTTTCATTGGGACTCGCTGAAGCAATCGGTATTCCTCGGTCAGCGCAAAGGAGGTATGCCACAAATGGCGGGTGAATTTGCTCTTAAAAAGCACGGAATAAATCCGCATCAGGACTTGAAATTGATCCAGAATGTAGATTTCGCCAACATTACCGCCGCCTTTATTTCGGGAACAGGAGATTATGTGCAGCTGTTCGAGCCGCAAGCTTCAATCATCGAGAAGGAAGGCAAGGGCCATGTCATTGCTTCCTTCGGCACGGAGAGCGGCAAGCTGCCTTACACAGCCTACATGAGCAAGAAGAGTTATATTGATGGACATAAGGAACAGGTGCAGAAATTTACAGATGCAATTTTTAAGGCCCAGCAGTGGGTGAACGAGCACTCTCCGGAAGAAGTTGCCCAGGTGGTATCCCCTTATTTCAAGGATACGGACCAAGCGATCCTCGCTAGTGCCATTAAGCGTTACAAAGAGCAGGGAACTTATGCGCTGACTCCGGGGATTGACGAAGCATCCTGGAATAATCTTTTGGATGTCATGGCTGCAGCTGGTGAGCTTAAGGAGAGGATACCTGTATCCAAGCTTGTCGAACCTTCCTTCGCACAACAAGCCGCAGAAGCCGGCAAATAA
- a CDS encoding ABC transporter ATP-binding protein: MEPVIELQDVEHVYVTDREAVLALEGMNIAVQPGEFISLVGPSGCGKTTLLSIMAGLLIPTRGRVLLNGKPVTGPDPGVGYMLQQDYLFPWRRILDNAVLGLELRGQLSPERKESVVQLLEGMGLGGTGELYPSQLSGGMRQRVALVRTLAAEPDLLLLDEPFSALDYQTKLQLEDLIAETLQARSKTAILVTHDLAEAIAVSDRVIVLAARPGRIRKTFEVPDNIRSAQPFYAREQEGFNELFHQIWKELEATERKEQVPDE, from the coding sequence ATGGAGCCGGTTATTGAACTACAAGATGTTGAGCACGTCTACGTTACGGACAGGGAAGCTGTCCTCGCGCTTGAAGGGATGAATATCGCGGTTCAGCCAGGTGAATTCATCAGCCTGGTGGGTCCGAGCGGCTGCGGCAAAACCACCCTGCTCTCGATCATGGCCGGGCTTCTTATCCCCACCAGAGGCAGGGTTCTACTGAACGGAAAGCCTGTCACCGGGCCTGATCCCGGTGTAGGTTATATGCTGCAGCAGGATTATCTGTTCCCTTGGCGCCGAATTCTGGATAATGCTGTTCTAGGTCTGGAGCTAAGAGGACAGCTGAGTCCGGAACGCAAGGAATCGGTGGTTCAGCTTCTTGAAGGCATGGGACTCGGAGGAACCGGGGAGTTGTATCCTTCCCAGCTGTCTGGAGGCATGCGCCAGCGGGTGGCTCTGGTGAGAACTTTAGCTGCGGAGCCGGATCTCCTGCTGCTGGATGAGCCTTTCTCTGCACTGGATTATCAGACCAAATTACAGCTCGAGGATCTGATCGCGGAGACGCTGCAGGCCCGGAGCAAGACGGCGATCCTGGTTACACATGACCTGGCTGAGGCGATCGCGGTCAGTGACCGGGTGATTGTCCTGGCGGCAAGGCCTGGGAGAATCCGGAAGACTTTCGAGGTACCGGACAATATAAGGTCCGCACAGCCCTTCTATGCCCGTGAGCAGGAAGGCTTCAATGAGCTGTTTCACCAAATCTGGAAAGAGCTTGAAGCCACTGAGAGAAAGGAGCAGGTGCCAGATGAGTGA
- a CDS encoding ABC transporter permease translates to MSERVSSQDNQANPSGDWLHTLHQDYRHRKRRRGRVILFTQLSILLSLILIWEIAGRFRWIDVLIFSYPSKVFAQIWKDVLSGELWPHLGTTVLETSAGFLLGTLAGTLLAVLIWWSPFLSKVLDPYMVVFNSMPKVALGPIFIVLFGGGFTAIVMTTLSITVIITTLVVNSSFNEVDPNLVKVVRTFGGSRKDVFRKVILPASFPAIVSTLKVNVGMAWVGVIVGEFLVAKEGLGYLIIYGFQVFNFTLVLSSLVIIAVAATGMYQLVVYIEHKLLRER, encoded by the coding sequence ATGAGTGAGCGGGTAAGTTCCCAGGATAATCAGGCTAATCCTTCAGGTGATTGGCTGCATACTCTGCATCAGGACTACCGGCACCGTAAGCGCCGCAGAGGGCGGGTGATCCTGTTCACTCAGCTGTCGATTCTGCTCAGTCTGATCCTGATCTGGGAGATAGCGGGACGCTTCAGATGGATTGATGTCCTGATCTTCAGCTATCCCTCCAAGGTATTCGCACAGATCTGGAAGGATGTGCTTAGTGGAGAGCTTTGGCCGCATCTGGGCACTACCGTGCTTGAGACGTCTGCAGGCTTCCTGCTGGGCACCTTGGCAGGAACTCTGCTGGCTGTATTAATCTGGTGGTCCCCGTTCCTGTCCAAAGTACTTGATCCTTATATGGTAGTCTTCAACAGCATGCCCAAAGTGGCCTTGGGACCTATCTTTATTGTTCTGTTTGGCGGGGGATTTACGGCGATTGTAATGACAACCTTGTCAATCACGGTCATTATAACCACCCTTGTTGTGAACAGCAGCTTTAATGAGGTCGACCCGAACCTGGTAAAAGTAGTCCGGACTTTTGGAGGCAGCCGTAAGGATGTATTCCGCAAGGTGATCCTTCCCGCGTCATTTCCGGCGATCGTCTCTACCCTGAAGGTCAATGTCGGCATGGCCTGGGTAGGCGTCATTGTAGGTGAGTTCCTTGTTGCAAAAGAAGGACTCGGGTACTTGATCATTTATGGCTTCCAAGTCTTCAACTTCACTCTTGTGTTATCCAGCCTGGTAATCATCGCTGTAGCAGCGACTGGAATGTATCAGCTGGTTGTCTATATAGAACACAAGCTGCTTCGGGAGCGTTAA
- a CDS encoding aromatic acid exporter family protein, which produces MGFRVIKTTIATVLAIVIAHLLGILNPLSAGLLAILGVDVTRKRSIHTVSSRFFASIMGLVMSSVLFYIFGFHIWVLAVYILIGFPLISRANLKEGIVTSSVVVFRVFGGEDVSFEALFTQILLLIIGLGSAVVVNLIYMPNEEDKLTGIRRKVDSLFGLIFERIASQLRDPDYVWDGQELIEASREVELGLSTANRALDNQVIAPDEAWAIYFYMRKQQLDRIESMLQLISQVYQRMPQGEKASVLFDQLSIDVKRETYTGNTEHMLQELEKEFKAMELPHSREEFEIRSAILQLCRELALYLDISRTSKYPTEKSIRKRAVKQKT; this is translated from the coding sequence ATGGGTTTTAGAGTGATCAAGACCACCATTGCAACTGTGCTTGCGATTGTTATTGCTCATTTGCTGGGGATTCTGAATCCCTTGTCAGCAGGTCTGCTTGCTATATTGGGCGTGGATGTTACACGGAAAAGGAGCATTCACACCGTATCCTCCCGTTTTTTTGCTTCCATAATGGGGCTCGTGATGTCCTCAGTGTTATTCTACATATTCGGGTTTCATATTTGGGTGCTTGCCGTATATATCCTGATCGGATTCCCGCTGATCTCAAGAGCTAATCTGAAAGAAGGCATCGTGACAAGCTCTGTAGTTGTATTTCGCGTGTTCGGCGGGGAGGATGTCAGCTTCGAAGCCCTGTTCACACAAATATTGCTGCTGATTATCGGGCTTGGAAGTGCTGTGGTCGTTAATCTGATCTATATGCCAAATGAAGAGGACAAGCTTACAGGCATCCGAAGGAAAGTCGATAGCTTGTTCGGACTCATCTTCGAGCGGATCGCCTCCCAGCTCCGTGACCCCGACTATGTCTGGGATGGCCAGGAGTTGATTGAGGCGAGCCGGGAGGTGGAGCTGGGCTTGTCCACCGCTAACCGGGCCTTGGACAACCAGGTTATTGCTCCGGATGAGGCATGGGCGATCTATTTCTATATGCGCAAGCAGCAGCTTGACCGGATCGAGAGTATGCTGCAGCTGATCTCGCAGGTCTATCAGAGAATGCCGCAAGGAGAGAAGGCCTCGGTACTGTTCGATCAGCTGTCCATAGATGTGAAGAGAGAGACGTATACGGGCAACACAGAACATATGCTGCAAGAGCTGGAGAAGGAGTTCAAAGCGATGGAGCTCCCGCACAGCAGGGAGGAATTCGAGATTCGCTCCGCCATTCTTCAGCTGTGCAGGGAGCTGGCTTTATACCTGGATATTTCCAGGACGAGCAAGTATCCTACCGAGAAGAGCATCCGAAAGCGGGCAGTGAAACAAAAAACATAA
- the cotE gene encoding outer spore coat protein CotE translates to MSSKYQSREIITKAICGKGRKFSTVTHTVTPPQNPSSILGAWIINHQYEAVAAGDGIEVIGTYDINIWYSYERNSQTAVAKEKVSYVELVPLSYLDSRHRSSSVEVSADATQEPSTVEASVSGDGSVLIRVEREFAVELVAETKINVLVVPGGSDFEDKDFDFSGDGGDYEDLDPDLLDDDL, encoded by the coding sequence ATGTCATCGAAATATCAAAGTAGAGAGATTATTACGAAGGCGATCTGCGGCAAAGGTCGTAAGTTCTCTACCGTAACACATACCGTGACTCCGCCTCAGAATCCGTCAAGTATACTGGGGGCCTGGATCATCAACCACCAGTATGAGGCGGTTGCTGCAGGTGACGGAATTGAAGTTATTGGGACATACGATATCAATATTTGGTACTCGTATGAGAGGAACTCACAGACCGCCGTGGCGAAAGAAAAGGTATCTTATGTTGAGCTTGTACCGCTTTCTTATCTGGATTCCAGACACCGGTCTTCGTCGGTGGAGGTATCTGCGGATGCGACGCAGGAACCCAGCACCGTCGAAGCCAGTGTGTCGGGAGACGGCAGCGTGCTTATTCGTGTGGAGCGCGAATTCGCTGTCGAGCTTGTTGCTGAGACCAAGATAAATGTCCTTGTCGTACCGGGCGGCAGCGACTTCGAAGACAAAGACTTTGACTTCAGCGGAGATGGCGGGGATTACGAAGATCTTGATCCGGATCTCCTGGATGATGATCTGTAA
- the mutS gene encoding DNA mismatch repair protein MutS, producing the protein MAKYTPMIEQYLKVKEGAKDAFLFFRLGDFYEMFFEDATLASRELEITLTARDGGAEGKIPMCGVPYHSAEGYIHRLIEKGYKVAICEQVEDPAEAKGIVRREIVRVITPGTVMEGKTIGDKANNYLLCVTEVGGVMAVSACDLSTGELYVTSAPSSFEWLRDEIGLYTPAEIIGDASLLEWIESTANPVGRPVVYTPWDKQKEEMARKQFTEAVWIRLEEQRRHNVALLVAYLSETQKRSLGQLTRITAYEPNHYMILDPFTRRNLELVETVRERSKKGSLLWLLDRTETSMGARLLRRWIDKPLLQRSLIEERLEAVEKLHAGYILREDLREKLGEIYDLERLVGRIAFSSANGRDLIALKKSLRQIPAIKELCADSPSATLKRIAKELDRCEDLADAIDAAVADEPPVSVRDGGIIKAGYHDHLDALREAGMNGKRWIAELESAERQATGIKSLKIGYNKVFGYYIEITKSNLAALPEGRYERKQTLANAERYVTPELKEKEALILEAEEKMVDLEFALFSELRERLNQEIPRLQQLAQKIAEIDVYRSMAEISSEGNFVKPTLTDGYNLVIDQGRHPVVESVMEGTGFIANGTGLRKDEAGILLITGPNMAGKSTYMRQVALIVIMAQIGCFVPAAKAEIPMIDRIFTRIGAADDLIGGHSTFMVEMADIQLMTEKATKRSLIIIDELGRGTSTTEGMSIAQAVIEYVHDHIGCKALVSTHFHELAHLESSLSGLKNYSMAVQESGEKVHFLRKLIPGAASTSYGIYCARLAGLPDSIINRAYGLLQSHEEAAPLMTAGQAAYSGARQEAQKTVREEMAVLVSTSAAEDRSSERLMASYEDEPKSAGGNEVSERTERTELTERTEQTEVIDRAASSRANGEVQQLSIFGDEWTLDKPEPTKEDARAKQIIKLVKNADLMNMTPIQAMQLLNDLKMKVKDM; encoded by the coding sequence ATGGCTAAATATACGCCGATGATTGAACAATATTTGAAGGTGAAGGAAGGCGCTAAGGACGCTTTTCTATTTTTTCGTCTAGGAGACTTCTATGAGATGTTCTTCGAGGATGCAACCTTGGCATCCCGCGAACTCGAGATTACATTAACTGCGCGCGATGGCGGGGCAGAGGGCAAGATTCCGATGTGCGGAGTTCCCTATCACTCTGCTGAAGGCTATATACACCGTTTGATTGAGAAAGGCTACAAGGTTGCTATCTGCGAACAGGTGGAAGATCCTGCAGAGGCGAAGGGCATCGTCAGGCGGGAAATTGTTCGGGTGATCACACCGGGTACCGTGATGGAAGGTAAGACAATCGGGGACAAGGCGAATAACTACCTTCTCTGTGTAACTGAAGTGGGCGGTGTGATGGCGGTATCGGCGTGTGACCTGTCAACTGGTGAGTTATATGTCACCTCCGCACCATCAAGCTTTGAATGGCTCAGAGATGAGATCGGACTCTACACACCTGCTGAAATTATCGGAGATGCGTCATTGCTGGAGTGGATTGAATCCACAGCGAACCCTGTGGGAAGACCCGTCGTCTATACCCCTTGGGATAAGCAGAAAGAGGAAATGGCACGCAAGCAATTTACCGAAGCGGTTTGGATTCGGCTGGAGGAGCAGCGCAGACACAATGTTGCTCTGCTTGTTGCGTATTTGTCGGAGACGCAGAAGCGCTCGCTTGGCCAGCTTACGCGGATAACCGCCTATGAGCCGAATCACTATATGATACTGGATCCATTTACGCGCCGGAATCTGGAACTCGTAGAGACGGTTAGAGAGAGGTCGAAGAAGGGTTCACTGCTCTGGCTTCTTGACCGGACCGAGACCTCGATGGGAGCCAGACTCCTAAGGAGATGGATTGATAAGCCGCTGCTTCAGCGCAGCCTGATTGAGGAGCGTCTTGAAGCGGTGGAGAAGCTGCACGCCGGGTATATTCTGCGTGAAGATCTGCGGGAGAAGCTTGGGGAGATCTATGATCTGGAACGTCTTGTCGGGAGGATTGCTTTCTCCAGCGCCAATGGACGCGATCTGATAGCACTCAAGAAGTCCCTGCGGCAAATTCCGGCGATCAAAGAGCTGTGTGCGGATTCACCATCTGCAACGCTTAAGCGAATCGCAAAGGAGCTGGACCGGTGCGAAGATCTCGCTGATGCCATTGATGCGGCTGTTGCGGATGAGCCCCCGGTCTCTGTGCGGGATGGCGGAATTATCAAGGCAGGATATCATGACCATCTGGATGCTCTGCGTGAGGCTGGAATGAACGGCAAGCGGTGGATTGCAGAGCTTGAGAGTGCGGAGCGGCAGGCAACGGGCATCAAGTCGCTTAAGATCGGATACAACAAGGTGTTCGGATATTACATCGAGATTACCAAATCCAATCTGGCTGCGCTCCCGGAAGGCCGCTATGAACGGAAGCAGACACTTGCCAATGCCGAACGATACGTCACGCCTGAGCTTAAGGAGAAGGAAGCCTTAATTCTTGAAGCAGAGGAGAAAATGGTCGATCTGGAATTTGCGCTGTTCAGTGAGCTGCGTGAGCGGCTGAACCAAGAGATCCCTCGCCTTCAGCAGTTGGCACAGAAGATTGCGGAGATTGATGTGTACCGGTCGATGGCCGAGATTAGCAGTGAGGGCAACTTTGTGAAGCCAACCCTTACGGACGGGTATAACCTAGTCATCGATCAAGGTCGTCACCCGGTTGTCGAGAGTGTAATGGAGGGGACAGGATTCATTGCCAATGGAACCGGTCTTCGCAAGGATGAAGCGGGAATTCTGCTGATCACAGGACCAAATATGGCTGGCAAAAGCACCTATATGCGCCAGGTGGCCTTGATCGTTATCATGGCGCAAATCGGCTGTTTTGTCCCTGCGGCCAAGGCTGAGATTCCGATGATTGACCGGATCTTCACCCGCATCGGGGCAGCCGATGATCTGATCGGCGGGCATAGCACCTTCATGGTGGAAATGGCTGATATTCAGCTCATGACAGAGAAAGCCACTAAGCGCAGCTTAATAATTATTGATGAGCTCGGGCGCGGGACCTCAACAACTGAGGGAATGTCCATTGCCCAGGCTGTCATCGAATATGTGCATGATCATATCGGATGCAAGGCACTTGTGTCTACACATTTCCATGAGCTGGCCCATCTGGAGTCAAGTCTGAGCGGCCTGAAGAATTACAGCATGGCGGTACAGGAGAGCGGGGAGAAGGTTCATTTCCTGCGCAAACTGATTCCAGGCGCGGCAAGCACCAGTTATGGCATCTATTGTGCCCGGTTGGCAGGTCTTCCTGACAGCATAATTAATCGGGCCTATGGATTGCTTCAGAGTCATGAAGAGGCGGCGCCCTTGATGACAGCCGGACAAGCTGCATATTCCGGAGCGCGGCAGGAAGCTCAGAAGACGGTTCGGGAAGAGATGGCCGTTCTGGTGTCCACGTCAGCCGCAGAAGACAGATCGTCAGAGAGGCTCATGGCCAGTTACGAAGATGAGCCTAAGTCGGCCGGAGGTAATGAAGTATCTGAACGAACTGAACGAACTGAACTAACTGAACGAACTGAGCAAACTGAGGTAATTGACCGGGCTGCAAGCTCACGGGCAAATGGCGAGGTTCAGCAGCTTTCCATTTTCGGAGATGAGTGGACTTTGGACAAGCCTGAACCAACCAAAGAGGATGCAAGAGCTAAACAGATCATTAAGCTCGTTAAGAATGCCGACCTGATGAATATGACGCCGATTCAGGCGATGCAGCTGCTAAATGATTTGAAAATGAAGGTAAAAGATATGTAA
- the mutL gene encoding DNA mismatch repair endonuclease MutL has translation MGQIQILDEHIANQIAAGEVVERPSSVVKELVENAIDAGARRIDVTVEEGGLSLIRITDNGSGIEPEDCETAFYRHATSKLLLGRDLFQIRTLGFRGEALPSIAAVSKVELVSSNGDHGLGRRVIIEGGSLKENEDTPAPQGTDISVKELFYNTPARLKYMKTIQTELGHISDVMYRQALAHPDIAFTLRHNGNQLLQSPGNGDLLQVIASIYGTQAAKGMLGIEAENADYKVEGFIGRPDLTRSNRGAISMMVNGRYIRNPGLQAAMMRAYHTLLPINRYPIAVLQLHMHPSLVDVNVHPSKLEVRFSKEQELYTFLEESIRAVLSQQVLIPHVVKQTVTRGDSQSIIQEQFNFHSAGKQGTNPDQPGQKTQIPSAEGELTEPGLLNADGASIGRAPWFPVNESPFAGYQASPSASGGNVKETTAGNQHAPEPSAERGDQRSGAYPSGLRGDSSSYGSNPSGDSRHVNTSRSTSGKEGVNRYNSSAASAGISARALPPEQLYGSAGDKPELPVFPELTLIGQHHGTYLIAQNEHGLYLIDQHAAHERVNYEYYYEKFGNPADASQELLIPITLEFTSADSEKLKSRLQWFENAGVILEHFGGGTFRVISHPYWFPQGEESSIIEEMAEWVLSERAIDLAKLRERSSILCSCKASIKANQKITAEEANTLLARLAACKQPYTCPHGRPIVVSFSTYDLEKMFKRVM, from the coding sequence ATGGGACAAATTCAAATTCTGGACGAGCATATTGCGAACCAGATTGCTGCAGGGGAAGTAGTGGAGAGACCTTCCTCTGTCGTGAAGGAGCTGGTGGAGAATGCTATCGACGCGGGTGCGCGGCGAATCGATGTTACGGTAGAAGAAGGCGGGTTGTCACTTATCCGCATTACGGATAACGGCTCCGGAATCGAGCCGGAGGACTGTGAGACGGCCTTTTACCGGCATGCCACCAGCAAGCTCTTGCTAGGACGCGATCTGTTCCAGATCCGGACTCTCGGGTTCCGAGGAGAAGCGCTGCCGAGTATAGCCGCAGTATCCAAAGTGGAGCTGGTGTCCTCGAATGGGGATCATGGACTTGGGCGCCGGGTCATTATTGAAGGCGGTTCACTCAAGGAGAACGAGGATACGCCCGCTCCGCAGGGAACAGATATCTCAGTGAAGGAATTATTTTATAATACCCCGGCAAGGCTGAAATATATGAAGACGATTCAGACCGAGCTTGGGCATATCTCGGATGTGATGTATAGGCAGGCACTTGCCCATCCTGACATAGCGTTCACTTTGCGGCATAACGGCAATCAGCTGCTGCAAAGTCCGGGCAACGGGGATCTGCTGCAGGTGATTGCTTCCATCTACGGAACCCAGGCAGCCAAAGGCATGCTGGGCATTGAGGCAGAGAATGCGGATTATAAGGTCGAGGGATTCATCGGCAGGCCAGACCTCACGAGATCAAATCGCGGTGCGATCTCCATGATGGTAAATGGGCGTTATATCCGCAACCCGGGTCTTCAGGCTGCCATGATGAGAGCCTATCATACCCTGCTGCCGATCAACCGGTATCCGATTGCGGTACTGCAGCTGCATATGCACCCGTCTCTGGTGGATGTTAACGTGCATCCTTCCAAGCTGGAGGTACGGTTTAGCAAAGAGCAGGAGTTATATACTTTTCTGGAAGAAAGTATACGTGCTGTGCTATCCCAGCAGGTGCTCATTCCCCATGTAGTGAAGCAGACAGTTACCCGTGGAGACAGCCAGTCTATTATTCAGGAACAATTTAATTTCCACTCGGCTGGCAAGCAAGGGACAAACCCTGATCAACCAGGTCAGAAGACCCAGATCCCAAGCGCTGAGGGGGAGCTAACAGAACCGGGCTTGCTGAATGCGGACGGCGCATCCATAGGCAGAGCACCTTGGTTCCCGGTAAATGAGAGTCCATTTGCGGGTTATCAAGCTAGCCCCTCAGCCTCTGGTGGCAATGTGAAGGAGACGACTGCTGGCAATCAGCATGCCCCTGAACCATCAGCGGAACGGGGAGACCAAAGGTCGGGGGCATACCCGTCAGGACTACGGGGAGACAGCAGCTCCTACGGCTCTAATCCATCCGGGGATTCTAGGCATGTAAATACTTCCCGGTCCACCTCAGGCAAGGAAGGCGTTAACAGGTATAATAGCTCAGCTGCTTCGGCAGGTATCTCGGCCAGAGCGCTGCCGCCGGAGCAGCTGTACGGTTCCGCAGGAGACAAGCCGGAGCTGCCTGTCTTCCCGGAGCTGACCCTGATTGGTCAGCATCACGGCACCTATCTAATAGCCCAGAACGAGCACGGCTTATATCTGATTGACCAGCATGCGGCCCATGAGCGTGTTAATTACGAATATTATTATGAGAAATTCGGCAATCCGGCTGACGCCTCCCAAGAGCTTCTGATTCCGATTACCTTGGAGTTCACTTCAGCAGACAGTGAGAAGCTGAAGAGCCGCTTGCAGTGGTTCGAGAACGCGGGAGTGATTCTGGAGCATTTCGGGGGTGGAACATTTAGGGTCATCTCCCATCCATACTGGTTCCCGCAAGGGGAGGAGTCTTCGATTATTGAGGAAATGGCAGAATGGGTGTTAAGTGAGAGGGCCATTGATCTGGCCAAGCTGCGTGAACGCTCATCCATACTTTGCTCTTGCAAGGCCTCAATTAAAGCCAATCAGAAGATTACAGCGGAGGAAGCGAATACCCTTCTGGCCAGGCTTGCCGCCTGCAAACAGCCTTATACGTGTCCGCATGGACGGCCTATAGTAGTCTCCTTTTCGACTTATGATTTGGAGAAAATGTTCAAACGAGTGATGTGA
- a CDS encoding class I SAM-dependent methyltransferase translates to MIITTGDNEASGTVSRAAALSQELGVPYVPRSRTSLSKLISRHQADAVLVILERGIRIVSAEGEPLEFHPSMSFVRAKRLMRGEPDHMLEVSRAKRGDSIIDCTSGLGSDSIIFSLAVGEEGSVTALESSLPIYGLLKEGLTTYQSGLKEFDKAMRHIEVKHADHLQLLGKLPDKSMDIVYFDPMFREPVKESSSISPLRTFANGSPLDSRSIEEACRVARKTVVLKEKRDSGEFARLGFTVHERAHTKIAYGVITLDNR, encoded by the coding sequence TTGATTATTACAACAGGTGATAATGAGGCTTCAGGGACGGTAAGCCGCGCGGCAGCGCTGTCCCAAGAGCTCGGTGTCCCTTACGTTCCAAGAAGCCGGACTTCATTATCCAAATTGATATCCCGTCATCAGGCCGATGCTGTACTGGTCATCCTGGAGAGAGGAATCCGGATCGTGAGCGCAGAAGGCGAGCCGCTCGAATTTCATCCGAGCATGTCTTTTGTCAGAGCCAAGCGGCTGATGAGGGGAGAACCTGATCATATGCTTGAGGTTTCGAGGGCGAAGCGGGGAGACAGCATTATAGATTGTACTTCAGGACTGGGATCTGACTCGATTATATTTTCACTTGCAGTTGGAGAAGAGGGGAGTGTTACTGCGCTGGAGAGCTCGCTTCCCATCTACGGGTTGCTCAAGGAAGGTTTAACAACCTACCAATCTGGGTTAAAAGAGTTTGACAAGGCAATGCGCCATATTGAAGTCAAGCATGCCGATCATCTCCAGCTGCTTGGTAAGCTTCCGGATAAGAGCATGGACATCGTCTACTTCGACCCTATGTTTCGGGAACCGGTGAAGGAATCCTCCTCCATTTCACCGCTTAGGACTTTTGCCAATGGAAGTCCCCTGGACAGCAGATCTATAGAGGAGGCCTGCCGGGTAGCGCGAAAGACCGTTGTCCTGAAGGAGAAAAGAGACAGCGGCGAATTCGCCAGACTGGGGTTCACAGTGCATGAACGTGCCCATACCAAAATAGCTTACGGAGTGATTACGCTTGACAACAGATAA